Proteins encoded together in one Myxocyprinus asiaticus isolate MX2 ecotype Aquarium Trade chromosome 9, UBuf_Myxa_2, whole genome shotgun sequence window:
- the LOC127445758 gene encoding trypsin-like, producing the protein MWGLTCFTLVLLLCITGSLSQLNVCGRAPLNSRIVGGVDAPEGAWPWQVSLQSSTYGGHFCGGSLINSEWVMTAAHCMPGVSTSNLLVYLGKRTLQGVNTYEIKRNVAKFIVHPSYNSNTNDNDIALLHLSSPVTFNDYIRPVCLAAQNSSFPSGTSSWITGWGDVASGVSLSAPGTLQETMVPVVGNSQCNNLLGAGSVTNNMICAGLLQGGKDTCQGDSGGPMVSQYCSVWVQSGITSWGYGCADPNTPGVYTRVSQYQSWIMNSINQNLPGFITFSPTSSCQPASTTSPATTTTSASTTAPTTTTLPPPPFESSNSCRGRCGKMADIHNRCNCNIRCRINCCRDYKKQCF; encoded by the exons ATGTGGGGGTTAACGTGCTTCACTTTGGTCCTGCTCCTATGTATTACAG GTTCACTTTCTCAGTTGAATG TTTGTGGACGTGCCCCTTTAAACTCCCGTATTGTGGGTGGTGTAGATGCCCCTGAGGGGGCATGGCCGTGGCAGGTCAGTCTGCAGAGCTCCACCTATGGAGGTCATTTTTGCGGAGGATCCCTTATCAACAGTGAATGGGTGATGACGGCAGCTCACTGTATGCCTGG TGTCAGCACATCCAATCTGCTAGTGTACTTAGGAAAGAGGACACTGCAGGGAGTTAATACAtatgaaatcaaaagaaatgttGCCAAATTCATCGTTCACCCCTCCTACAACAGCAACACAAATGACAATGACATCGCTCTGCTGCACCTATCCTCCCCAGTCACCTTTAATGACTACATTAGACCCGTGTGTCTGGCAGCCCAGAACAGCAGCTTCCCTTCTGGCACCAGCAGCTGGATCACAGGCTGGGGAGATGTTGCATCTGGAG TGAGCTTATCTGCTCCTGGGACTCTGCAGGAGACTATGGTTCCAGTAGTGGGTAATTCTCAATGTAATAATCTTCTTGGTGCTGGATCTGTCACCAACAACATGATATGTGCTGGTTTACTGCAGGGAGGCAAAGACACCTGTCAG GGGGACTCTGGAGGGCCAATGGTGAGCCAGTATTGTTCAGTGTGGGTTCAGTCTGGTATCACCAGCTGGGGTTATGGTTGTGCTGACCCCAACACACCTGGTGTGTACACACGCGTGTCACAGTACCAGAGCTGGATCATGAACTCCATCAACCAGAACCTTCCAGGATTCATCACATTCAGCCCTACAAGCTCATGCCAACCTGCTTCTACTACATCACCTGCTACAACTACCACATCTGCTTCAACTACGGCTCCTACTACAACTACCTTACCACCTCCACCCTTTGAAT cCTCAAACTCCTGTCGTGGCAGATGTGGTAAGATGGCTGACATCCACAACCGCTGCAATTGCAATATTCGTTGCCGCATTAACTGCTGCAGAGATTATAAAAAGCAGTGCTTTTGA